A portion of the Mesobacillus sp. AQ2 genome contains these proteins:
- a CDS encoding amino acid ABC transporter substrate-binding protein → MKKYALILLSFVLAISLAACGSSSSEDKDTAKDQSLYDQIKEKREITIGTEGTYAPFTYHDKEGKLTGFDIEIAEEVFKRLDIKPKFVETKWDGMIAGLDAKRYDMVANEVAIREDRLEKYDMSEPYIVSKAVLIVHEDNSEIKTLDDLDGKKVGQSLDSNYRKIAEEHGATNTVVEGFNQSIDLITSGRIDATINDSLSYLDLKKQRPELPVKTVYEENDATSNAFLFRKGSDELVEAVNGALADMKEDGTYLEISKKWFNSDVSK, encoded by the coding sequence ATGAAGAAGTACGCACTAATTTTACTTTCTTTTGTATTAGCGATTTCTCTTGCGGCATGCGGAAGCAGCAGCAGTGAAGACAAAGATACTGCAAAGGACCAAAGCCTTTATGATCAAATTAAGGAAAAACGCGAAATTACAATCGGTACGGAAGGAACCTATGCCCCATTTACTTATCATGACAAGGAAGGTAAATTGACTGGCTTTGATATTGAAATTGCTGAAGAGGTATTCAAGCGCCTTGACATCAAACCAAAATTTGTTGAAACAAAATGGGATGGTATGATTGCCGGCCTTGATGCAAAACGCTATGACATGGTTGCAAATGAAGTAGCGATCCGTGAAGACCGCCTTGAAAAATATGATATGTCAGAACCTTACATCGTTTCAAAAGCGGTATTGATCGTTCACGAAGATAATAGTGAAATCAAAACACTGGATGACTTGGACGGCAAAAAAGTCGGACAATCTTTGGACAGTAACTATCGTAAGATTGCCGAAGAGCATGGCGCAACCAACACAGTTGTAGAAGGCTTCAATCAGTCAATTGATTTGATTACATCAGGCAGGATCGATGCAACCATCAATGACAGCCTTTCTTACCTGGACCTTAAGAAGCAGCGCCCTGAGCTTCCAGTGAAGACTGTATATGAAGAAAATGATGCAACAAGTAATGCCTTCCTTTTCCGTAAAGGCAGCGATGAACTTGTCGAGGCAGTGAATGGCGCTCTTGCAGACATGAAGGAAGACGGAACATACCTGGAAATCTCAAAAAAATGGTTCAACTCAGACGTATCGAAATAA
- a CDS encoding VOC family protein produces the protein MLSKVGQIMLYVNNQDEAVKFWTEVLGFSVIAEENNNQGFRWIEIAPTQEAETSIVLHNKEFVAKMSPGVNLETPSLMFYTENFEQLHSDLLDKKITVGEIVNMPSGRVFNFADYEENYFAVMEKR, from the coding sequence TTGCTAAGTAAAGTCGGTCAAATTATGTTGTATGTCAATAACCAGGATGAAGCAGTAAAATTCTGGACAGAAGTATTGGGCTTTTCTGTAATAGCAGAAGAGAACAACAATCAGGGATTTAGATGGATTGAAATAGCGCCAACACAAGAAGCAGAAACAAGTATAGTTTTGCACAATAAGGAATTCGTTGCTAAAATGTCTCCTGGAGTCAATCTCGAAACTCCTTCTTTAATGTTTTATACAGAGAATTTTGAACAATTACACAGTGACTTATTGGATAAAAAAATTACAGTCGGAGAAATTGTCAATATGCCATCTGGAAGAGTTTTTAACTTTGCAGATTACGAAGAGAACTATTTTGCAGTAATGGAAAAAAGGTAA
- a CDS encoding N-acyl homoserine lactonase family protein, with protein sequence MKKLIFILILSFLLSGNAYAAKKGDYNVKLLEYGGIQDYPKSGLVYGAHNQGTTYLPFFYILIQNKEHNILYDIGYRNDAAKPQKDWSKLFGGTNIEAPAQVLKKVNLTPNDIDIVILSHLHFDHAGNIDRFPKAQFYIQKEELDGWVSSLSLPEKVREWVWQATDLDHINDLLEVAADKRLTLIEEDNFEVAEGVKAHNAKGHTFGTQAVTVEKRRNICAYSGRRVHIRKCYRL encoded by the coding sequence ATGAAAAAGCTGATTTTTATTCTAATTCTTTCCTTTCTTCTATCAGGAAACGCTTATGCTGCTAAAAAAGGAGACTATAACGTAAAGCTTCTGGAGTATGGTGGTATCCAGGACTATCCGAAATCGGGATTGGTGTATGGTGCGCATAATCAAGGAACCACGTATTTGCCATTCTTTTATATTTTAATTCAGAATAAGGAACACAATATTCTTTATGACATCGGGTATCGAAATGATGCTGCTAAACCCCAAAAGGATTGGTCAAAATTATTTGGTGGGACCAATATCGAAGCTCCAGCCCAGGTTTTGAAAAAAGTAAACTTAACTCCAAATGACATAGATATCGTCATTTTAAGCCATTTACACTTTGACCATGCCGGGAATATTGATCGATTTCCAAAAGCCCAGTTTTATATCCAAAAAGAGGAGCTTGACGGATGGGTGTCTTCATTGTCACTGCCTGAAAAGGTGCGTGAATGGGTTTGGCAGGCAACCGATCTTGACCATATAAATGATCTGTTGGAAGTGGCTGCTGATAAAAGGCTGACGCTGATCGAAGAAGACAATTTTGAAGTAGCAGAAGGTGTAAAGGCCCATAATGCCAAAGGCCACACATTCGGCACACAAGCCGTTACGGTCGAAAAAAGGAGGAACATATGCGCTTACTCAGGACGTCGCGTACACATACGAAAATGCTACCGACTATAG